The following proteins come from a genomic window of Sander vitreus isolate 19-12246 chromosome 14, sanVit1, whole genome shotgun sequence:
- the LOC144528673 gene encoding TGF-beta receptor type-2-like — MELLRFSAFWCGAILFGSIQFEEAEASIMKPRRLCRFCDVRATSCTGKGSCKVECDITSICPNDDDVCVSIWRKKDDNFTFDTVCHNRSQKLYGLSLDDYNNTKCEMKERKGMGSQFFICSCSEDECNDHIFFNSYMDSQVVAVILVSLVPLLVMAVVVITSFYCYRVYRQRKARSRRKRGLPLDFSDAHAIMIDNEGSDSSSTHANNLNHNTEPLPIELDVQVGKGRFAKVYKAKLKQGSSVSEEQGFETVAVKIFQYEEYASWKNEKDIFSDADLRHENVLHFLTAEDRKVQRQCWLITAYHPRGNLQEFLIHHIISCHDLWLLGGSLACGVAHLHSDHTPCGRYKVPIAHRDIKSSNILVKSDLTCCLCDFGLALRLDNALSVDELANSGQVGTARYMAPEVLESRINLENIESFKQADVYSMALVLWEMISRCNAIGEVKEYEPPFGNLREHPCVESMKDSVLRDKGRPEILDSWISHPGIQMVCASIDECWDHDPEARLTAQCVAERFDDMEYLNKLSDRSNSEEKIPDEILMVDEK, encoded by the exons AAGCCTCTATAATGAAGCCACGAAGGCTGTGCAGGTTCTGTGATGTGCGGGCCACCAGCTGCACAGGTAAAGGGAGCTGCAAGGTGGAGTGTGACATCACGTCCATCTGCCCCAATGACgatgatgtgtgtgtcagtatctg GAGGAAGAAAGATGACAATTTCACCTTTGATACAGTTTGCCACAACCGATCTCAGAAGCTGTATGGCCTGTCCCTGGATGATTACAACAACACCAAGTGTgagatgaaagaaagaaagggcaTGGGCTCACAGTTCTTTATCTGTTCCTGCTCTGAGGATGAGTGCAATGACCACATCTTCTTTAACTCCT ACATGGATTCCCAGGTGGTGGCGGTCATCTTAGTGAGCCTTGTGCCTCTGCTGGTTATGGCTGTTGTCGTCATcacttctttctactgttatcGGGTCTATCGCCAGCGGAAAGCCCGCTCCAGACGCAAGAGGGGTCTTCCACTGGACTTCAGTGATGCTCACGCCATCATGATAGACAACGAAGGTTCCGACAGTAGCTCCACGCACGCCAACAACCTCAACCACAACACAGAGCCGCTGCCCATTGAACTGGATGTTCAGGTTGGAAAAGGTCGCTTTGCAAAAGTTTACAAAGCCAAGCTTAAGCAGGGCTCCTCAGTCAGCGAGGAGCAAGGCTTTGAGACAGTGGCTGTTAAGATTTTCCAGTACGAAGAGTACGCCTCCTGGAAGAACGAGAAGGACATTTTCTCAGACGCAGACTTGAGacatgaaaatgtgcttcactTCCTGACAGCAGAGGACAGGAAGGTGCAGAGACAGTGCTGGCTGATCACAGCCTACCATCCAAGAGGAAACCTCCAAGAGTTCTTGATCCACCACATCATCAGCTGCCACGACCTATGGCTGCTGGGGGGTTCGCTAGCATGTGGAGTGGCGCACCTTCACAGTGACCACACCCCCTGCGGTCGCTACAAGGTGCCTATCGCACACAGGGACATTAAGAGCTCCAACATACTCGTGAAAAGCGACCTGACCTGCTGCCTGTGTGACTTTGGCCTCGCCCTCCGCCTGGACAACGCTCTGTCTGTGGACGAGCTGGCCAACAGTGGGCAG GTGGGTACAGCCAGGTACATGGCCCCGGAGGTCTTGGAGTCTAGAATCAACCTAGAAAACATTGAGTCTTTCAAACAGGCTGATGTTTACTCCATGGCTCTTGTACTGTGGGAGATGATCTCCAGGTGTAATGCAATTGGAG aggtgaAAGAGTACGAGCCACCCTTTGGGAACCTGAGAGAACACCCGTGTGTAGAGAGCATGAAGGACAGCGTTCTCCGAGACAAAGGAAGACCTGAGATCCTCGACAGCTGGATCAGCCACCCA GGCATCCAGATGGTGTGCGCCTCCATAGACGAGTGCTGGGACCACGACCCGGAGGCCCGTCTGACAGCCCAGTGTGTTGCCGAGCGCTTCGACGACATGGAGTACCTGAACAAGCTGTCTGATCGCTCTAACTCAGAGGAGAAGATCCCTGATGAAATCTTAATGGTGGATGAGAAGTAG